CCTGGCTACTGGGTTTTTTATTTCATAGGCGACTAACTGCTCACCATTTACTATAGATCACTATACCAGTATTGAAGTCGTGAAAATGCACACTTCCTCTCTCAACACATTGCCAAACTGATCATACAAAGATTTGTtactattttcaaatttcctcatttttttaatgaaagacaatttatgaaaatatgaaaaaataaaaacatgcaaTTTATTAGGCAAAAAAAGTGGTAGCAAAATGATCCCGTATGCCTTTTCCGTCCTGTGGACCATTATATGGTGGCATCTGAGGTTGATTGTCAATCAATTGTTCTTCTGCAACTTCAGGTTCATTCCTCATGATGGCAATATTGTGCAGAATACCACAAGCAATGATAATTCGGCAAGCTTTATCAGGTTTCATTCGGATCTggaatacaattaaaaaacatttattttaaagtgtgaCAGAAATACTATTTGTTTGTAGCATGAATTAACCTTGCTCATGAATAAGTCTGAGATTAAGTAAATCTATTACAAAAACGTTAAcactataatttaattaaacaagagtgcacacactgaaatgtctcgccttctttactaatcattgatactatcttgatagacctaaatataaagcttttattacaactgtcacataaactcaacataaaccaagaaaatgaaacattgatcaatgaaccatgaaaatgaaacattgatcaatgaaccatgaaaatgaaacattgatcaatgaaccatgcaaggcagacatatacagctaacaattcttcaatacaacaaatatagttgacttattccttataaaaaaagaaaaacagaccaaaacacaaacacttttataaacttagcaatggaccgtgaaaatgaggtcaaggtcaaataaaacctgcttAACGgacatatatatcataaaatatttccatacaccaaataaagttgatctaatgcataaagtattagaaaaataaaccaaaactaaaaaacttaactttgaccactgaaccatgaaaatgaggtcaaggtcagatgacacctgtcaggtagacatgaacaccttacagcccttccatacaccgaatatactagacctattgcttaaagtatcAGAAATATGGACTTGActaccaaaacttaaccttgttcactaatccatgaaatgaggtcgaggtcaagtgaaaactgtctgacaggcatgaggaccttgcaaggtaggcacataccaaatatagttgtccaattacttataataagagagaatttaacattacaaaaagtcttaacttttttttcaagtagtcactgaaccataaaaatgaggtcaaggacattggacatgtgactgacggaaagttcgtaacacgaggcatctatatacaaagtatgaagcatccaggtcttctaccttctaaaatataaagcttttaagaagtgagctaacaccgccgccgccgccggatcactatccttatgtcgagctttctgcaacaaaagttgcaggctcgacaaaaagggaCCAAATCAAACATAAAGCTGAACAAACAGTCCAACAACTGATGATGTACTGTTACATTCACCATTTAATAAAGTTATAGTAATGACTTTGAGCAGTTACCCAAACATGACTACATAATTTGGTtggttgttggttgcttaacgtccagtggcaaaatttcatgcatattcaggccgagaacaagttcacaataaatgcAATAGGTAGATCTTGTCATAATAGAGGCCatttgggatgatggtcggagaaatttggactgccactggaaaatgagggtatattggatagggacagaaattgtgccttgcaacaggccacttACGGGCCCTCAATGAGtcgttgcaagggttcttaacgtgcacaaagcgtggcactctctttactcGAGACATCGGATTCAACGTCcacattctgaccggacgtgactgcttacttatacatcccgcacagccaaacggacgccccacttcggcaagcattttactgccggtcggaagaagactacgtgaccatatttctattccccattCACCCTTGGGGTACATTAAGTTACCGAACTAACATCACCAATTTTCCAACTGAATCCCTGTTATCAGTATAATTTTCGGGTTTTGATCTGTGTGCAGATGAATTGTCGATCATTGTGTTCTTGTCCTGGCTTGATATTTAACTTGTTTCTGATGTCAGCTTTATAAGCCCTTTAATATACAactgatttttcaatttttccgGGTTTTATTACGTGATAAAAATACGGAGATTTGGTGtgattgttaattttataactAAAATGTATGTATCCTGCAAAGTTAAAATGAAGtcgatgtaagcaattataggcaaccataCTGTGgtcagcaaaaaaaaaccaaaaacgtatagtagctacatgtatatagaaaagATAGAGAAGGGGACCATTAATACCTTAACCGAAATTTAGAGAAATCGAAAAATGAACTAATGAAAGATTTAGTAGCCAGCAGTctcacaagaaaaaaaaatgacttttaaaatataagggCATACATGGCAAACATCATGTCAAATATTCATGTTACTATACTGTGATTATTTGTAAAGAATTAATTGTACCTCTGATCCTAGAATGTGAAAGCGCTTCTTCCATATTCCAAATGTCCTTTCTATTGTCGACCTTGTTGAGCAATGTCTTCTGTTAAACCTTGCTTGACCTCTTCCAGCAGCTGGTTGTCTGTATGGTGTCAGCAAAAACTGTCTGCAGGGATAGCCACTGTCTCCTAACAATACACCTTGTCCAATTCCTTGATATACATTCTCAAGATGTTGTCCTATGGCTGAGGTTCTGAAAACGTGAGAATCATGTGCTGATCCTGGCCACCTAGCACTGATGTTGGTGAATCTacctttaaacaaaaatatgatagttacaaaagttaaaaaagtaGTTCCATAATTCATTTGTCAAGGCAAAGCAAATCAGTGATTGTGATTAAGTATGGTGACCCAagctgtttatttctgtgtcatttaatcTGTTGTGGAGATTTGTCCCATTGAAGCAATcattaccacatcttcttttatgtgcATACATATAGTTTGTCCATTATAGTTCTAGTCATTAAAATGTTAGCTGAATTTGCAATGTGATGAAAGCAAAATATGTATAGTTTTATAAACAATCAGTCAGATAAATACTTATTTTTTGTTCAGTTGTCACGTTTTTCAGttttgtatggttttttttcaagaacGTGTTGTTgttgcttgttttgttttgtttttgttttttttggggggggggggtcttctCACTGAAACATTTAGAGGTAGATCTAGAATTTCTTCAAACTACAAGGGGACACTATTTGTTGACGATTCAAAGTTTATAACTTATAAGCCTGATTGTGACAAATTCTACCTAAAGCAGATAAGGGTTGGCAAAAtctatataactattttgatcaaTAAATTTATGTTCATTAACTCTTAGCAGTTCACTCGATCCAGCATATTTAAAAGtgaaacagtaaaaacagaAAAGTGAAACGGTAAAATTAGAGACATGTCTCTGGTAAAAAAACAATGAGTCTACGGATCCAATAGAAAGTATGACAAGAttgagttgtctttctttttccatcgattttcaaataagctgaAAACCAGTTCAACAGAAAACCAGCCATGTGTATGGTCAAGGACGATTGAAGATGTCAAGAAAAAGGACGCACACAAAGcatgttgtaaatataaaataggtATAATACAGTGTTTTAAATTACCTTCATGGTCACAAATGGCTTGTACGTTTATGCTGTGGAACCCCTTTCGGTTAACAAATGCTGGTTCATCAATGCTAGGCCCAGTAATCCGTATGTGAGTCCCATCAATGCATCCAACCACGTTTGGAAAACCAGCCTTTTCATAAAACCCAGCCCTTATTACGTTCTTCCTCTGATTATCTGGCCACGATATGAAATCATCTTTCATGGCAACTAATGAATCCGTCACACGGTTAATCACCCGAGAAACAGTTGATTTGTCAAATCCCATTGTGTCCCCAACTACTTGCAAGTGTGATCCACTTCCATAAAACCTCAAGGCAATCATAATCTGTTGTTCCACTGAAAGGGCTGTCTCCTTGTTTGTCCCACGCTCAAGATCCCCTCTCATTAAATCTGACAGGTATGCAATAGTCTCCCTGCCAAATCTATATCTCTGCCTTAGCTCCTCATCAGAAAATTCCCTTTCTAGAGGGTCAAAACCGCGAAAATGTCGCTCTCTTCTTACAACAGGTGGttgaaacaaaacattgaca
The genomic region above belongs to Mytilus trossulus isolate FHL-02 chromosome 7, PNRI_Mtr1.1.1.hap1, whole genome shotgun sequence and contains:
- the LOC134726838 gene encoding putative nuclease HARBI1, whose protein sequence is MAVNVLFQPPVVRRERHFRGFDPLEREFSDEELRQRYRFGRETIAYLSDLMRGDLERGTNKETALSVEQQIMIALRFYGSGSHLQVVGDTMGFDKSTVSRVINRVTDSLVAMKDDFISWPDNQRKNVIRAGFYEKAGFPNVVGCIDGTHIRITGPSIDEPAFVNRKGFHSINVQAICDHEGRFTNISARWPGSAHDSHVFRTSAIGQHLENVYQGIGQGVLLGDSGYPCRQFLLTPYRQPAAGRGQARFNRRHCSTRSTIERTFGIWKKRFHILGSEIRMKPDKACRIIIACGILHNIAIMRNEPEVAEEQLIDNQPQMPPYNGPQDGKGIRDHFATTFFA